One window of the Pseudomonadota bacterium genome contains the following:
- the infA gene encoding translation initiation factor IF-1: MPKGEGIEIEGTVVEPLPNAMFRVELPNGHKVLAHVSGKMRMHYIKILRGDKVVVELSPYDLSRGRIIYRVK; the protein is encoded by the coding sequence ATGCCTAAAGGTGAAGGGATAGAAATAGAAGGGACTGTGGTAGAACCACTACCCAATGCTATGTTCAGGGTAGAGCTCCCTAATGGACACAAGGTTCTTGCCCATGTATCTGGAAAGATGCGGATGCATTATATCAAGATACTCCGTGGGGATAAGGTTGTGGTAGAACTCTCACCGTACGACTTAAGCCGGGGC